In the Nicotiana tabacum cultivar K326 chromosome 16, ASM71507v2, whole genome shotgun sequence genome, one interval contains:
- the LOC107817488 gene encoding uncharacterized protein LOC107817488 isoform X2 produces the protein MDIDPRQYENIAVNDGDVHNIVMSYLEHNCFTDTLESFTASTGMKQTANHLEDMVKRKRIYHLALEGNVLKAIELTEQLAPDLLEKNKDLHFDLLSLHFVGLVCSRKCTEALEFAQTKLAPFGKVQKYVEKLEDFMALLAYNEPEKSPMFHLLSLEYRQQVSDSLNRAILANSNLPSYSAVERLIQQTTVVRQCLSQESSKEGHPPFSLKDFMKS, from the exons ATGGATATTGATCCCCGACAATACGAAAACATT GCTGTCAATGATGGTGATGTTCACAACATTGTCATGTCATACCTTGAGCATAATTGCTTCACAGACACGTTGGAATCATTTACTGCCTCCACTGGCATGAAGCAGACTGCAAATCATCTGGAGGATATGGTGAAGAGAAAAA GAATTTATCATTTGGCACTAGAGGGGAATGTACTGAAGGCCATTGAACTTACAGAGCAGCTCGCTCCTGACTTATTGGAAAAAAATAAGGATCTGCATTTTGATCTCTTGAGCCTTCATTTTGTTGGACTCGTCTGCTCAAGAAAATG CACAGAAGCTCTGGAATTTGCACAGACGAAGTTGGCTCCTTTTGGAAAGGTGCAGAAATATGTTGAAAAACTTGAA GACTTCATGGCTTTATTAGCTTACAATGAGCCAGAAAAGTCACCCATGTTTCATCTATTAAGCTTGGAGTACAGGCAGCAAGTTTCTGATAGTTTGAATAGAGCAATACTTG CAAATTCCAACCTCCCCAGCTATTCTGCAGTTGAAAGGTTGATACAGCAGACAACTGTTGTAAGACAATGCTTAAGTCAAGAATCCAGTAAG GAAGGGCATCCACCATTTTCTTTGAAAGACTTTATGAAGAGCTAG
- the LOC107817488 gene encoding uncharacterized protein LOC107817488 isoform X1 produces MDIDPRQYENIAVNDGDVHNIVMSYLEHNCFTDTLESFTASTGMKQTANHLEDMVKRKRIYHLALEGNVLKAIELTEQLAPDLLEKNKDLHFDLLSLHFVGLVCSRKCTEALEFAQTKLAPFGKVQKYVEKLEDFMALLAYNEPEKSPMFHLLSLEYRQQVSDSLNRAILANSNLPSYSAVERLIQQTTVVRQCLSQESRRASTIFFERLYEELGEPI; encoded by the exons ATGGATATTGATCCCCGACAATACGAAAACATT GCTGTCAATGATGGTGATGTTCACAACATTGTCATGTCATACCTTGAGCATAATTGCTTCACAGACACGTTGGAATCATTTACTGCCTCCACTGGCATGAAGCAGACTGCAAATCATCTGGAGGATATGGTGAAGAGAAAAA GAATTTATCATTTGGCACTAGAGGGGAATGTACTGAAGGCCATTGAACTTACAGAGCAGCTCGCTCCTGACTTATTGGAAAAAAATAAGGATCTGCATTTTGATCTCTTGAGCCTTCATTTTGTTGGACTCGTCTGCTCAAGAAAATG CACAGAAGCTCTGGAATTTGCACAGACGAAGTTGGCTCCTTTTGGAAAGGTGCAGAAATATGTTGAAAAACTTGAA GACTTCATGGCTTTATTAGCTTACAATGAGCCAGAAAAGTCACCCATGTTTCATCTATTAAGCTTGGAGTACAGGCAGCAAGTTTCTGATAGTTTGAATAGAGCAATACTTG CAAATTCCAACCTCCCCAGCTATTCTGCAGTTGAAAGGTTGATACAGCAGACAACTGTTGTAAGACAATGCTTAAGTCAAGAATCCA GAAGGGCATCCACCATTTTCTTTGAAAGACTTTATGAAGAGCTAGGTGAGCCAATTTAG